Proteins encoded within one genomic window of Macaca fascicularis isolate 582-1 chromosome 16, T2T-MFA8v1.1:
- the PIGS gene encoding GPI transamidase component PIG-S isoform X5 has translation MMSYIGPKRTAVVRGIMHREAFNIIGRRIVQVAQAMSLTEDVLAAALADHLPEDKWSAEKRRPLKSSLGYEITFSLLNPDPKSHDVHWDIEGAVRRYVQPFLNALSAAGNFSVDSQILYYAMLGVNPRFDSASSSYYLDMHNLPHVINPVESRLGSSAASLYPVLNFLLYVPELAHSPLYIQDKDGAPVATNAFHSPRWGGIMVYNVDSKTYNASVLPVRVKVDMVRVMEVFLAQLRLLFGIAQPQVPPKCLLSGPKSEGLMTWELDRLLWARSVENLATATTTLTSLAQLLGKISNIVIKDDVASEVYRAVAAVQKSAEELASGHLASAFVASQEAVTSSECAFFDPSLLHLLYFPDDQKFAIYIPLFLPMAVPILLSLVKIFLETHKSWKKPEKTD, from the exons ATGATGAGCTACATTGGGCCCAAGAGGACAGCAGTGGTACGGGGGATAATGCACCGGGAGGCCTTTAACATCATTGGCCGCCGCATAGTCCAGGTGGCCCAGGCCATGTCTTTGACTGAGGACGTGCTTGCTGCTGCTCTGGCTGACCACCTTCCAGAGGACAAGTGGAGCGCTGAGAAGAGGCGGCCTCTGAAGTCCAGCTTGG GCTATGAGATCACCTTCAGTTTACTCAACCCAGACCCCAAGTCCCATGACGTCCACTGGGACATTGAGGGAGCTGTGCGGCGCTATGTGCAACCTTTCCTGAATGCCCTCAGTGCCGCTGGCAACTTCTCTGTGGACTCTCAG ATTCTTTACTATGCAATGTTGGGGGTGAACCCCCGCTTTGACTCAGCTTCCTCCAGCTACTATTTGGACATGCACAACCTCCCCCATGTCATCAACCCAGTGGAGTCCCGGCTGG GATCCAGTGCTGCCTCCTTGTACCCTGTGCTCAACTTTCTACTCTACGTGCCTGAGCTTGCACACTCACCGCTGTACATTCAGGACAAGGATGGCGCTCCAGTGGCCACCAATGCCTTCCACAGTCCTCGCTGGGGTGGCATTATG GTATATAATGTTGACTCCAAAACCTATAATGCCTCAGTGCTGCCAGTGAGAGTCAAGGTGGACATGGTGCGAGTGATGGAGGTGTTCCTGGCACAGTTGCG GTTGCTCTTTGGGATTGCTCAGCCCCAGGTGCCTCCAAAATGCCTGCTTTCAGGGCCTAAGAGTGAAGGGCTAATGACCTGGGAGCTAGACCGGCTGCTCTGGGCTCGGTCAGTGGAGAATCTGGCCACagccaccaccaccctcacctcCCTGGCACAGCTTCTGGGCAAGATCAGCAACATTGTCATTAAGGACGATGTGGCATCTGAG GTATACAGGGCTGTAGCTGCAGTCCAGAAGTCAGCAGAAGAGTTGGCCTCTGGGCACCTGGCATCTGCCTTTGTCGCCAGCCAGGAAGCTGTGACGTCCTCTGAGTGTGCCTTTTTTGACCCGTCACTCCTCCACCTCCTTTATTTCCCTGATGACCAGAAATTTGCCATCTACATCCCACTCTTCCTGCCTATGGCTGTGCCCATCCTCCTGTCCCTGGTCAAGATCTTCCTGGAGACCCACAAGTCCTGGAAAAAGCCTGAGAAGACAGACTGA
- the PIGS gene encoding GPI transamidase component PIG-S isoform X4 codes for MLDEPQEQAEGSLTVYVISEHSSLLPQDMMSYIGPKRTAVVRGIMHREAFNIIGRRIVQVAQAMSLTEDVLAAALADHLPEDKWSAEKRRPLKSSLGYEITFSLLNPDPKSHDVHWDIEGAVRRYVQPFLNALSAAGNFSVDSQILYYAMLGVNPRFDSASSSYYLDMHNLPHVINPVESRLGSSAASLYPVLNFLLYVPELAHSPLYIQDKDGAPVATNAFHSPRWGGIMVYNVDSKTYNASVLPVRVKVDMVRVMEVFLAQLRLLFGIAQPQVPPKCLLSGPKSEGLMTWELDRLLWARSVENLATATTTLTSLAQLLGKISNIVIKDDVASEVYRAVAAVQKSAEELASGHLASAFVASQEAVTSSECAFFDPSLLHLLYFPDDQKFAIYIPLFLPMAVPILLSLVKIFLETHKSWKKPEKTD; via the exons GACATGATGAGCTACATTGGGCCCAAGAGGACAGCAGTGGTACGGGGGATAATGCACCGGGAGGCCTTTAACATCATTGGCCGCCGCATAGTCCAGGTGGCCCAGGCCATGTCTTTGACTGAGGACGTGCTTGCTGCTGCTCTGGCTGACCACCTTCCAGAGGACAAGTGGAGCGCTGAGAAGAGGCGGCCTCTGAAGTCCAGCTTGG GCTATGAGATCACCTTCAGTTTACTCAACCCAGACCCCAAGTCCCATGACGTCCACTGGGACATTGAGGGAGCTGTGCGGCGCTATGTGCAACCTTTCCTGAATGCCCTCAGTGCCGCTGGCAACTTCTCTGTGGACTCTCAG ATTCTTTACTATGCAATGTTGGGGGTGAACCCCCGCTTTGACTCAGCTTCCTCCAGCTACTATTTGGACATGCACAACCTCCCCCATGTCATCAACCCAGTGGAGTCCCGGCTGG GATCCAGTGCTGCCTCCTTGTACCCTGTGCTCAACTTTCTACTCTACGTGCCTGAGCTTGCACACTCACCGCTGTACATTCAGGACAAGGATGGCGCTCCAGTGGCCACCAATGCCTTCCACAGTCCTCGCTGGGGTGGCATTATG GTATATAATGTTGACTCCAAAACCTATAATGCCTCAGTGCTGCCAGTGAGAGTCAAGGTGGACATGGTGCGAGTGATGGAGGTGTTCCTGGCACAGTTGCG GTTGCTCTTTGGGATTGCTCAGCCCCAGGTGCCTCCAAAATGCCTGCTTTCAGGGCCTAAGAGTGAAGGGCTAATGACCTGGGAGCTAGACCGGCTGCTCTGGGCTCGGTCAGTGGAGAATCTGGCCACagccaccaccaccctcacctcCCTGGCACAGCTTCTGGGCAAGATCAGCAACATTGTCATTAAGGACGATGTGGCATCTGAG GTATACAGGGCTGTAGCTGCAGTCCAGAAGTCAGCAGAAGAGTTGGCCTCTGGGCACCTGGCATCTGCCTTTGTCGCCAGCCAGGAAGCTGTGACGTCCTCTGAGTGTGCCTTTTTTGACCCGTCACTCCTCCACCTCCTTTATTTCCCTGATGACCAGAAATTTGCCATCTACATCCCACTCTTCCTGCCTATGGCTGTGCCCATCCTCCTGTCCCTGGTCAAGATCTTCCTGGAGACCCACAAGTCCTGGAAAAAGCCTGAGAAGACAGACTGA